The DNA segment GGGCCGCGCGCCGGGATAGCCACCGCCGCCTTTCGGCAATATCTGGCAGATGGGAGTCGGTTTCAAACGCAGCGGTGGGTACGCCCTCCGGTGCGGGAAATCGCGCTTTTTCCCCGTTTTATGCGCTCAAATCACCACTAAAATCCGTTAAAAATTAGAAGAACGATTCAAATCTCCGTGTTGACCCGGGGCGCTGGCGTACCTACGATGACATTCATCAATGTCACAATCAATGATGTTGCGACGCAATACGGCATGCCGCCGTGCACGCCCGCGACACGAGAGACAGCTTATGAATGCGCCAGCAGACCTGCCCCCGGAGTTATCCACAGCCCAGCCATCACCGGAGGGCCCCGGCCCCACCGAGCACGTCGATATCGCCATCATCGGCACCGGCTTTGCCGGACTGGGCATGGCGATCCGCCTCAAGCAGGCAGGCTTGCATGACTTCGCGCTGTTCGAGAAGGCCGCCTCGGTGGGGGGCACATGGCGCGACAACCACTATCCGGGCTGCGCCTGCGATGTGCAGTCGCATCTGTACTCGTTCTCCTTCGCGCCCAACCCCAACTGGTCGCGCATGTTTTCACCGCAACCGGAGATCCGCGCCTACCTGGAGCGCTGCACCGATCAGTTCGGCCTGCGCCCCCACCTGCGCCTGAACCACGAACTGCGCCGCGCCGCGTGGGACGACGCCAACGGCACGTGGCAGCTCGACATGGCCGATGGCAAACGCGTGCAGGCTCGCGTGCTGGTGTCGGGCATGGGCGGCCTGAGCCGGCCGGCGTATCCCGATATCCCAGGCCTGGCGCGCTTTCGCGGCGAGGCGTTTCACTCGCAGCACTGGAACCATGACTACGCGCTGGCGGGCAAGCGCGTGGCGGTGATCGGCACTGGCGCCAGCGCCATCCAGTTCGTGCCGCGGATCGCGCCGCAGGTGGCGCACCTGGACCTGTTCCAGCGCACGCCGCCGTGGATCATGCCCAAGCCCGATCGCAAGGTGTCGGCCGCCGAGCGCTGGCTGTTTGGCCGCCTGCCGCTCACGCAAAAGCTCATGCGCACCGGCATCTACTGGGCGCTGGAGTCGCGCGTGCTTGGCTTCGTGGTGCATCCCAAGCTGATGACGGTGGTGGCGCGCATCGCGCGCCGCCATATCAAGCGGCAGATCGCCGATCCCGCGCTGCGTGCCACCGTCACGCCGGACTACACCATCGGCTGCAAGCGCGTGCTGATCTCCAACGACTATTACCCCGCGCTGGCGCGCGCCAATGTGGATGTGGTGACGCACGGCATCGACCACGTGGAGGAAGACGCCATCGTGATGCGCGACGGCACCCGCCGCCAGGCGGACTGCATCATCTTTGGCACCGGCTTTCACGCCACCGACCCGATTCCGCGCGGCGCCATCCTCGGCCTGCGCGGCGCCGACCTGCTCGACGCCTGGCGCGATGGCGCCGAGGCGTACCTGGGTACCACCGTGGCCGGCTTCCCCAACTTGTTCCTGGTGGTGGGGCCCAACACCGGCCTGGGGCATAGCTCGATGGTGTTCATGATCGAGTCACAGGTGAACTACATCCTCGGCGCGCTCAAGGCCATGGGCCAGCAGCGTGTGCAGGCCATCGACGTGCGCCCGCCCGCGCAGCGCGACTACAACGCCGGGCTGCAGCGCAAGCTGGCGGGCGCGGTGTGGTCGGAGGGCGGCTGCGTGAGCTGGTACCTCGACCCCAAGACCGGCAAGAACACCACGCTGTGGCCCGGGTTCACCTGGCAGTTCCGCCGCGCCACCGCACGTTTTCGCATGGCCGACTACGAGGTCCGTGCGCTGACAGCCAACGCAGCCAGCGCAGCCAACCGGGCCATCGAGGCGTGAGCGCGTTGCGTGCCCGGCCGCGAACCAGACCAGAAGAACACCGAGGAGACACCGCATGAAGGATTTCAAGAACAAGGTGGCCGCCATTACCGGCGCAGGCTCCGGCATGGGCCGCTCACTGGCGCTCGCGCTAGCGCGCGAAGGCTGCCAGCTGGCGCTGTCGGACCGCAATGAAAAAGGCCTCGCGCAGACGGTGGCCGAGGTCATGCGCGCAGCGCCGGGCCTGGTTTTCACGCAGCACTGCGTGGATGTATCGGACCGTGCCGCGATGTATGCCTGGGCCGAGCAGGCCGCGCGCGCGCACGGGCGCATCAACCTGATTTTCAACAACGCTGGCGTGGCGCTGTCGAGCACCATCGAGGGCATGAGCTACGATGACCTCGAATGGATCATGGGCATCAACTTCTGGGGCGTGGTGCATGGCACCAAAGCGTTCCTGCCCTACCTGAAGGCCAGCGGCGAAGGCCACGTGATCAATACGTCGAGCATCTTCGGCATCTTCGCGCAGCCCGGCATGAGCGGCTACAACGCGAGCAAGTATGCGGTGCGCGGCTTTACGGAATCACTGCGCCAGGAGCTCGACATGCAGGCATGCGGCGTGTCCGCGACCTGCGTGCACCCGGGCGGCATCAAGACCAATATCGCGCAGGCCAGCCGAATCTCCGCGAACGTCACCGGCTTCCTGGTGCACGACGAGCAGCAGGGCCGCGACGAGTTCGAGAAGTACTTCATCACCACGGCGGACAAGGCCGCGCGCGTGATCCTCAACGGCGTGCGCCACAACCGCCGCCGCGTGCTGATTGGCCCGGATGCGGTTGCCGCCGACATGATGGCGCGCTTGCTGCCGGCGGCCTACCAGAAGCTGGTGGTGTTCGACGCGCGCCGCAAAGGCCCGCTCGGCAAGCCCGCCGCGGGCGTGCCCAGCACGGTGCCGGCCAAGGCCAGCGGCAATGGCGGAGATGCGCAATGAACCGCGTCGCCATGCCGGCGGACAGCCGCCTCTCGCAGCCACCTGGCGCGCTCACGCGCTGGTTCGGCCAGGGCCGCGTCGGGCTGTTCAGCCTGTCGCGTGAAACGCTCGCCAGACGCTATGCGCTGCCCGCCTCGCGCTGGGTGCAGGTCATGGGCACGCTGGTGCATTACACCGATGAAGGCGTGCCCGGCGGCGAGCCGCTGCTGCTGATCCATGGCTTCGGCGCCTCGCTGCACACCTGGCAAGGCGTGCTGCCTGCGCTCGCGCAACACTATCGCGTGCTGCGCGTGGACCTGCCGCCCTTTGGCCTGACCGGGCCGTTGCGCGATGCGCGCGGGCGCATTCTCACCATGGATGTGGATACGTACCGCCGCTTCATCGACGCCTTCTGCGACGCCATCTACCTGCAGCGCGCCAGCGTCATCGGCAACTCGCTGGGCGGCCTGATCGCATGGGACATGGCCGCGCGCCATCCCGGGCGCGTCGACAAGATGGTGCTGATCGATGCCGCCGGTTTCCCGATGAAGCTGCCGCTCTATATCGCGCTGTTCAACCACGCGCCGGTGCGCTGGTCGGCGCCGTGGCTGCTGCCGGAGTGCGTGATCCGCGCTGCCACGCGCGATGTCTACGGCGATGCCTCGCGGGTGGACGAAGGCACCTTCCGCCGCTATGTCGATTTCTTCTACGCCGAGGGCAGCCGCGAAGCGGTAAGCCGCATGGTGCCCAAGCTGGATTTCGACGCGCTCGACACGCAAGCGCTCAACGCCATCCGCTCGCCCACGCTGGTGCTGTGGGGCGAGCGTGACCGCTGGATCCCGCCGGCACATGCGCAAGCCTTTGCCGAGCGCATCCCGGGCGCGCGGCTGCAGCGCTACGCGGGCCTGGGCCATATCCCGATGGAAGAGGATCCGCAACGCGTGGCGGCGGACCTGCTGCCTTTTCTCGACGCGCGCTGAGCCCGCTGTTGCAACACCCGACGCACCCGACGCATTCCACGAATCGACAGGAGTACTCATCATGATGCCAGTCCGACGCGATGTGCATCCCCACTTGCCCGCCAGCCGCATCGCTGACTGGCACGTGCGGGGCCGCCAT comes from the Cupriavidus basilensis genome and includes:
- a CDS encoding flavin-containing monooxygenase, with the protein product MNAPADLPPELSTAQPSPEGPGPTEHVDIAIIGTGFAGLGMAIRLKQAGLHDFALFEKAASVGGTWRDNHYPGCACDVQSHLYSFSFAPNPNWSRMFSPQPEIRAYLERCTDQFGLRPHLRLNHELRRAAWDDANGTWQLDMADGKRVQARVLVSGMGGLSRPAYPDIPGLARFRGEAFHSQHWNHDYALAGKRVAVIGTGASAIQFVPRIAPQVAHLDLFQRTPPWIMPKPDRKVSAAERWLFGRLPLTQKLMRTGIYWALESRVLGFVVHPKLMTVVARIARRHIKRQIADPALRATVTPDYTIGCKRVLISNDYYPALARANVDVVTHGIDHVEEDAIVMRDGTRRQADCIIFGTGFHATDPIPRGAILGLRGADLLDAWRDGAEAYLGTTVAGFPNLFLVVGPNTGLGHSSMVFMIESQVNYILGALKAMGQQRVQAIDVRPPAQRDYNAGLQRKLAGAVWSEGGCVSWYLDPKTGKNTTLWPGFTWQFRRATARFRMADYEVRALTANAASAANRAIEA
- a CDS encoding SDR family NAD(P)-dependent oxidoreductase, which gives rise to MKDFKNKVAAITGAGSGMGRSLALALAREGCQLALSDRNEKGLAQTVAEVMRAAPGLVFTQHCVDVSDRAAMYAWAEQAARAHGRINLIFNNAGVALSSTIEGMSYDDLEWIMGINFWGVVHGTKAFLPYLKASGEGHVINTSSIFGIFAQPGMSGYNASKYAVRGFTESLRQELDMQACGVSATCVHPGGIKTNIAQASRISANVTGFLVHDEQQGRDEFEKYFITTADKAARVILNGVRHNRRRVLIGPDAVAADMMARLLPAAYQKLVVFDARRKGPLGKPAAGVPSTVPAKASGNGGDAQ
- a CDS encoding alpha/beta fold hydrolase encodes the protein MNRVAMPADSRLSQPPGALTRWFGQGRVGLFSLSRETLARRYALPASRWVQVMGTLVHYTDEGVPGGEPLLLIHGFGASLHTWQGVLPALAQHYRVLRVDLPPFGLTGPLRDARGRILTMDVDTYRRFIDAFCDAIYLQRASVIGNSLGGLIAWDMAARHPGRVDKMVLIDAAGFPMKLPLYIALFNHAPVRWSAPWLLPECVIRAATRDVYGDASRVDEGTFRRYVDFFYAEGSREAVSRMVPKLDFDALDTQALNAIRSPTLVLWGERDRWIPPAHAQAFAERIPGARLQRYAGLGHIPMEEDPQRVAADLLPFLDAR